A stretch of the Hippocampus zosterae strain Florida chromosome 16, ASM2543408v3, whole genome shotgun sequence genome encodes the following:
- the LOC127588802 gene encoding LOW QUALITY PROTEIN: scavenger receptor cysteine-rich domain-containing group B protein (The sequence of the model RefSeq protein was modified relative to this genomic sequence to represent the inferred CDS: inserted 2 bases in 1 codon) produces MVIQAAMRVQRVVKSVCKCWNPTICLLVTLLGSLVLVALSVLLRLGDVKITRRAAPTSDLQYPVRKYYQVRLANGLNRCEGRVEVYYNDYWGTVCDDDWDILDAQVVCQQLDCGVAVAMDSNSKYGQTLIPIVLDNVDCEGSETNLGHCDSLGWGVHNCYHHEDVAIKCREPLVVGAKASGDITTPPPQNAILDGSVRLVDGRDICQGRVEIYYQGRWGTVCDDDWDAREAEVVCRQLGCGQVVSAHTNSYFGYGTGHILLDNVNCMGSEEQLAQCTNLGWSNHNCGHHEDAGITCSGTEPTPTLPSVYPPAGSQGSTRSTQEMAVTNVDVTATDLKTISTTAQTKAQMAIRVVDGEDSCQGRVEVQYDDVWGTVCDDGWDMANAIVVCRQLGCGMALEVKLQAYYGYGTGPILLDNVHCTGEETHLSMCAHSGLGQHNCGHHEDAGVTCTPVTPFTDFTRDFRATDEIASGNPTTPMPSTEGKSTHHXYSIMQICLAI; encoded by the exons ATGGTCATTCAAGCAGCCATGCGAGTGCAACGTGTTGTGAAGAGCGTCTGCAAGTGCTGGAACCCGACTATCTGTCTCCTGGTGACCTTGCTTGGATCTCTTGTTTTAGTGGCTCTCAGTGTGCTGTTGCGATTAG GGGATGTCAAAATAACTAGACGTGCTGCACCCA ccagTGACCTGCAATATCCAGTGAGGAAGTATTACCAAG TGCGACTGGCAAATGGGCTCAACAGATGTGAAGGCCGCGTGGAAGTGTACTACAATGATTACTGGGGCACAGTTTGCGATGACGACTGGGACATTTTGGATGCCCAAGTCGTGTGTCAGCAGCTGGACTGCGGAGTGGCTGTGGCCATGGACAGCAACTCAAAGTACGGGCAAACCTTGATACCCATTGTGCTGGATAACGTGGACTGCGAGGGGAGTGAAACAAACCTTGGTCACTGCGACAGCCTGGGCTGGGGCGTCCACAACTGTTACCACCATGAGGATGTGGCGATCAAATGTCGAG AACCACTGGTGGTAGGAGCAAAAGCTTCGGGGGATATTACAACACCACCTCCACAGAATGCAATCTTAG ATGGCAGCGTACGTCTAGTGGATGGAAGGGACATCTGCCAGGGCCGCGTGGAAATCTACTATCAAGGACGCTGGGGGACGGTGTGCGATGACGACTGGGATGCAAGGGAGGCCGAGGTCGTTTGCCGGCAGTTAGGTTGTGGCCAGGTCGTTTCCGCTCACACCAACTCCTACTTTGGTTACGGCACCGGCCATATTCTTCTGGACAACGTGAACTGTATGGGCAGTGAGGAGCAACTGGCTCAATGTACAAACCTTGGTTGGAGCAACCACAACTGTGGCCATCATGAAGATGCTGGGATCACCTGCTCTG GTACAGAACCCACCCCAACTTTGCCTTCCGTTTACCCTCCCGCTGGAAGCCAAGGGTCGACCCGATCCACACAGGAAATGGCAG taaCAAATGTTGATGTCACAGCTACAGACTTGAAAACTATTTCCACCACTGCTCAGACAAAAG CACAAATGGCTATTCGTGTGGTGGATGGAGAAGACAGCTGCCAGGGTCGTGTAGAAGTGCAGTACGATGATGTATGGGGCACAGTGTGTGACGACGGCTGGGACATGGCCAATGCCATAGTGGTGTGTCGGCAGCTTGGCTGTGGCATGGCTCTTGAAGTGAAATTGCAGGCCTATTATGGCTATGGTACAGGTCCCATCCTGCTGGACAATGTACATTGTACTGGTGAAGAAACACATCTCTCCATGTGCGCCCATTCCGGCTTGGGTCAACACAACTGTGGCCATCATGAGGATGCTGGAGTTACCTGTACAC CGGTTACACCCTTCACAGATTTTACCCGGGACTTTAGAGCAACAGATGAGATAGCCTCTGGGAATCCCACCACCCCCATGCCATCTACTGAAGGCAAGTCTACACATCA ATACAGTATCATGCAAATTTGCTTAGCTATTTGA